The proteins below come from a single Deltaproteobacteria bacterium genomic window:
- a CDS encoding DUF362 domain-containing protein, which translates to MSVPPVPVRVSRCPDYAPGNVFEAVEKMLSDLEPLPLPPGARVLLKPNGLSAHHGPDRPVNTRGEVVEAVGRYLLNHHEVHLLIADSGGLGSYGKSQRAFALMGLDRVAVTLGAELVNLEKLGVMDIQNPQGKLLPRFKATALLDRVDVIINLPKLKTHILTGITGAIKNYLGLLPGSLKRSVHLIAPTGPAMAQALTDILSGIKMKVPLALHIMDGIMAMEGTGPTHGQARPVNRLLASTDPVALDVVAAFIMGFEPARVPTIVQAAEAGLGMADPSRIELLGTSWQDLPIPGFKHPFTRTREWAERIIPAWLIGRAFDWLYEAKPKIKKDQCQKCGLCVQACPAQALNLTDPGLTINQQLCIECYCCLEHCPYEGLWVPRGLWDRIKRGR; encoded by the coding sequence ATGTCCGTTCCTCCTGTCCCTGTCCGGGTCAGCCGCTGCCCTGATTATGCGCCTGGAAACGTATTTGAAGCGGTGGAGAAGATGCTCTCCGATCTGGAGCCCCTTCCCCTCCCCCCTGGTGCCCGGGTCCTGCTCAAACCTAATGGTCTTTCGGCCCATCACGGTCCGGACCGGCCCGTTAATACCCGGGGGGAGGTGGTGGAGGCTGTAGGCCGCTACCTCCTTAATCATCATGAGGTGCATCTGCTTATCGCCGATTCCGGCGGACTGGGCTCCTACGGGAAATCTCAGAGGGCTTTTGCTCTGATGGGTTTGGACCGGGTGGCTGTCACCCTTGGGGCCGAATTGGTCAATCTCGAAAAACTCGGCGTTATGGACATCCAAAACCCACAGGGAAAACTGTTACCCCGATTCAAGGCCACTGCCCTGTTGGACCGGGTTGATGTCATAATCAACCTGCCCAAGTTAAAAACCCATATCCTGACCGGGATAACCGGAGCCATAAAAAATTATCTGGGGCTGTTGCCCGGATCCCTGAAGCGGTCCGTCCACTTGATCGCACCCACCGGACCGGCCATGGCCCAGGCCCTGACCGATATCCTGTCCGGAATTAAAATGAAGGTACCTCTGGCCTTGCATATCATGGATGGCATAATGGCCATGGAAGGGACCGGGCCGACCCACGGCCAGGCCCGGCCGGTCAATCGGCTCCTGGCCTCAACCGATCCGGTGGCTTTGGATGTTGTTGCAGCCTTCATCATGGGATTTGAACCGGCCAGAGTTCCCACAATCGTTCAAGCCGCGGAAGCAGGACTGGGGATGGCCGATCCGTCCCGGATCGAACTTCTGGGGACTTCCTGGCAAGACCTGCCTATCCCCGGCTTTAAACATCCCTTCACCAGGACCAGGGAATGGGCCGAGAGGATCATACCAGCCTGGTTGATCGGCAGGGCCTTTGACTGGCTGTATGAAGCCAAACCCAAGATCAAGAAGGATCAGTGTCAGAAATGCGGCTTATGCGTCCAGGCCTGTCCGGCCCAGGCCTTGAATTTGACCGATCCGGGGCTGACCATAAATCAACAACTGTGTATCGAATGTTACTGTTGCCTGGAGCATTGTCCCTATGAAGGGTTATGGGTCCCCCGGGGTCTGTGGGACCGGATTAAAAGGGGACGCTGA
- a CDS encoding 3-hydroxyacyl-CoA dehydrogenase family protein translates to MKEVGIIGAGTMGHGIAQCFTVKGWQVRLYDARPETLKTAPDRIRANLNVFVEAGVIDPDTARAAAEQVILCDTLALAAQGPELIIETISEELDLKRKLFTELEGLVPPETIFCTNTSAISITSICRYLKHRERALGTHFWNPPHVLPCVEIIKSQYTSEDVFEKVVSIIAAIGKEPVRVHKDVPGFLGNRMQHALQREAMSIVEQGIASPEEVDRVVKFGFGLRLALMGPLERADLGGLDITYKVQKYLLPHLCNEIEPSALLAEKVAEGHLGAKSGQGYYPWPPEKTAETIRTRDRLLLDLIKLIFGP, encoded by the coding sequence ATGAAGGAAGTGGGTATCATCGGTGCCGGGACCATGGGTCACGGCATTGCCCAATGTTTTACCGTCAAAGGCTGGCAGGTCCGGCTTTATGATGCCAGACCGGAAACATTGAAAACAGCGCCAGACCGCATCCGGGCTAATCTGAATGTTTTTGTAGAAGCCGGGGTCATAGATCCGGACACGGCCCGGGCCGCAGCGGAGCAGGTGATCCTTTGTGATACATTAGCCTTGGCAGCCCAAGGCCCGGAACTCATCATAGAGACGATCAGCGAAGAACTGGATCTTAAGCGAAAGTTATTTACTGAACTGGAAGGACTGGTCCCCCCGGAAACCATCTTCTGCACCAACACCTCGGCCATCAGCATCACTTCCATCTGCCGCTATCTCAAACATCGGGAGCGGGCACTGGGGACCCATTTCTGGAACCCTCCCCACGTCCTGCCCTGTGTCGAAATTATAAAAAGCCAATATACCTCCGAGGACGTCTTCGAAAAGGTGGTCTCTATCATAGCGGCTATCGGCAAAGAGCCGGTGCGGGTCCATAAAGATGTTCCGGGATTTTTGGGTAACCGGATGCAGCACGCCTTGCAGCGGGAGGCCATGAGCATCGTGGAGCAGGGCATTGCCTCCCCGGAGGAGGTGGACCGGGTCGTTAAATTCGGTTTCGGCCTGCGTCTGGCCCTTATGGGGCCTTTGGAACGAGCCGATCTGGGGGGTCTGGATATCACTTATAAGGTTCAGAAATATTTACTCCCCCATCTGTGCAACGAAATCGAACCTTCTGCGCTCTTAGCTGAAAAAGTAGCCGAAGGTCATCTGGGGGCCAAGAGCGGCCAGGGCTACTATCCCTGGCCCCCGGAAAAGACCGCTGAAACCATCAGAACCAGGGACCGTCTGCTTTTGGACCTCATCAAATTGATCTTTGGGCCTTAA
- a CDS encoding MFS transporter → MEKPRLHYGWIVIFVGLLVTIGAHGFGRMSYTLILPAMKDGLHFSYTQLGLIGTGNFVGYLLMALIGGALAAHFGCRWMITLALAFMGVTMLLTGLAQSFEMAFSLRLLTGLGHGAAYVPAMALGSAWFASHRRGFATGIVSAGIGLGTMIASLVIPPILKAHGLEGWRFAWYYLGAAVLLIAVLAALFIRSRPEELGLCQVGEEVPQSLPKGPAPASGALRWKEVYKVKAVWYLGMVYFMYGFSYIIYMTFFAAYLIKELGMTPAKAGGLWALVGGLSIFCGIIWGGISDYLGRARGAALAYLTLAAAYLIFALIKGPTGYYLSVFFFGLSAWSIPTIMAATAGDIVGPRLAPAGLGLVTLFFGIGQALGPGIGGYLSDATQTFSIPFFLAGGVSILGGLMALGIKTKN, encoded by the coding sequence ATGGAGAAACCCAGGTTGCATTACGGCTGGATTGTGATCTTTGTGGGTTTGTTGGTAACTATCGGGGCCCATGGGTTCGGGCGCATGTCTTATACCCTGATTCTCCCGGCCATGAAGGACGGGCTCCATTTCAGTTATACCCAGTTGGGTCTGATCGGTACCGGGAATTTTGTCGGTTATCTCCTTATGGCCTTGATCGGCGGGGCCTTGGCAGCCCATTTCGGGTGTCGCTGGATGATCACCCTGGCCCTGGCCTTTATGGGGGTGACCATGCTTCTGACCGGCCTGGCCCAAAGCTTTGAAATGGCCTTCAGCCTGCGCCTGCTCACCGGCCTGGGCCACGGGGCGGCCTACGTTCCGGCTATGGCCCTGGGCTCGGCCTGGTTCGCCAGCCATCGGCGGGGGTTTGCTACCGGGATCGTTTCGGCCGGGATCGGTTTGGGGACCATGATCGCCAGCCTGGTCATCCCGCCTATTCTCAAGGCCCATGGGCTGGAGGGTTGGCGCTTCGCCTGGTATTATCTGGGGGCGGCTGTGCTACTGATTGCCGTTTTAGCGGCCCTGTTTATTCGCAGCCGGCCTGAAGAGCTGGGCCTTTGCCAGGTGGGGGAGGAAGTTCCACAGTCTTTACCCAAAGGACCGGCCCCTGCTTCCGGCGCCCTCAGATGGAAAGAAGTTTATAAAGTCAAGGCCGTCTGGTATCTGGGGATGGTCTATTTTATGTACGGCTTTTCCTATATCATCTATATGACCTTTTTTGCCGCCTATCTGATAAAGGAATTGGGAATGACCCCGGCCAAAGCCGGAGGTCTGTGGGCTTTGGTCGGAGGCTTAAGCATTTTTTGCGGGATTATCTGGGGCGGTATCTCCGATTATCTGGGACGGGCCCGGGGAGCGGCCCTGGCTTATTTAACCCTGGCGGCCGCCTACCTGATTTTTGCCCTGATCAAGGGGCCAACAGGCTATTATTTATCGGTCTTTTTTTTCGGTCTGAGTGCCTGGAGCATCCCGACCATCATGGCCGCCACTGCCGGCGATATCGTCGGTCCCCGGCTGGCCCCGGCCGGTCTTGGTTTAGTCACCCTATTTTTTGGGATCGGTCAGGCCCTGGGGCCGGGGATCGGAGGCTATCTTTCCGATGCCACCCAGACTTTTTCAATCCCATTTTTTCTGGCCGGGGGTGTTTCCATCCTCGGGGGCCTGATGGCCCTGGGAATAAAAACAAAAAATTGA
- a CDS encoding aminoacyl-tRNA deacylase yields MNRGRPGKSTLNNWKQKPCGSPLKKRRKHKRGFLADKPDIPVTPAVRFLRERKIDFKPRFYTYEEHGGTHLAAEMLKIPEHSIIKTLVLKADSGQPFIVLQHGDCQVSTKELARQIGVKRINPCGEGEAQKHTGYQVGGISPFGTRKTLPVYAEKSIFSLDRLVINGGKRGFLIEISPGDLSRTLPLKKVEAALKK; encoded by the coding sequence ATGAACAGGGGCAGGCCTGGAAAAAGTACACTGAACAATTGGAAGCAAAAGCCTTGCGGATCGCCGCTGAAAAAAAGGCGGAAGCATAAAAGGGGCTTTTTGGCGGACAAACCCGACATTCCCGTCACTCCGGCTGTCCGTTTTCTGCGGGAGCGAAAAATAGATTTCAAGCCCCGTTTCTATACCTATGAAGAACATGGAGGCACGCATCTGGCGGCCGAGATGCTTAAGATTCCGGAGCATAGTATTATCAAGACATTGGTCTTGAAAGCGGACTCCGGCCAACCCTTTATCGTTCTGCAGCACGGCGATTGTCAGGTTTCCACCAAAGAATTAGCCCGTCAGATAGGTGTAAAACGGATTAATCCCTGTGGGGAAGGGGAAGCCCAAAAACACACCGGCTATCAAGTAGGGGGCATCAGTCCCTTCGGGACCAGAAAAACCTTGCCGGTTTATGCTGAAAAAAGTATCTTCTCCCTTGACCGATTGGTTATTAACGGAGGCAAGCGGGGCTTTCTGATCGAAATTTCCCCCGGGGATCTGTCGAGAACCCTGCCGCTAAAAAAAGTTGAGGCTGCTTTGAAAAAATAG
- a CDS encoding diguanylate cyclase, which translates to MTEHAWVKEFPGAIVVCDPEGIILYMNDRAIKSFEKQGGKDLIGTNVLDCHPEAAREKLKGLMDRQEDNVYSIEKEGQHRLIYQTPWYQEGRYAGFVEIVFPVPAEIPHFIRKS; encoded by the coding sequence ATGACGGAACATGCTTGGGTCAAGGAATTTCCGGGGGCGATTGTGGTTTGCGATCCGGAGGGGATTATCCTGTATATGAATGATAGGGCTATTAAAAGCTTCGAGAAACAGGGGGGGAAGGACCTGATCGGCACCAATGTCCTGGACTGCCATCCCGAGGCGGCCCGGGAAAAATTGAAGGGGCTGATGGACCGGCAGGAGGACAATGTGTATTCCATTGAAAAAGAAGGGCAGCATCGCCTCATTTATCAAACCCCCTGGTATCAGGAAGGGCGCTATGCCGGCTTTGTTGAAATCGTTTTCCCCGTTCCGGCGGAGATACCGCATTTTATTCGGAAGAGTTGA
- a CDS encoding nucleotidyltransferase domain-containing protein, whose product MALATDKQVIYQKINQYIDRLKDNRVGIWRLYLYGSYAKGTQHPESDIDLAVFLDKEDIDGIKDDLELMQLRWDIDLSIEPHAFARSDFDETNPYIKEIITTGERII is encoded by the coding sequence ATGGCTCTTGCAACAGATAAGCAGGTAATATACCAAAAAATCAATCAGTATATTGATCGTCTTAAGGACAATCGGGTCGGTATATGGCGGCTCTATTTATATGGATCTTACGCTAAAGGCACTCAACACCCCGAAAGCGATATCGACTTGGCGGTTTTTCTGGATAAGGAAGATATCGATGGAATTAAGGATGATCTCGAACTCATGCAGCTTAGATGGGACATTGACCTTAGTATTGAACCCCACGCCTTTGCCAGATCGGACTTTGATGAAACAAACCCGTATATAAAAGAGATTATTACCACCGGGGAAAGAATTATTTAA
- a CDS encoding HEPN domain-containing protein, which translates to MMESLFSNSHYGWSLFVGHLVLEKLLKACYVRNVDIASPRIHNLLKIAKDAGLELTKEQMLFLDEVTTYNLRTRYPDFKDRFFQMATKEYTEDSIKKIKEFRQWLLQQISR; encoded by the coding sequence GTGATGGAAAGTCTGTTCAGCAACAGTCATTATGGGTGGTCCTTGTTTGTCGGGCATCTGGTATTGGAAAAATTATTGAAAGCCTGTTACGTCAGGAATGTTGATATTGCCTCGCCTCGAATTCATAATCTTTTGAAAATCGCTAAAGACGCCGGGCTTGAACTAACGAAGGAACAGATGCTTTTTCTTGATGAGGTAACGACGTATAATCTTCGTACCCGATATCCTGATTTTAAAGACAGGTTTTTTCAAATGGCCACCAAAGAATATACAGAGGATTCCATCAAAAAGATCAAGGAGTTTAGGCAATGGCTCTTGCAACAGATAAGCAGGTAA
- a CDS encoding DUF2442 domain-containing protein, which translates to MHYVTEATYLSDYKLMVRFENGQEKMVDLALHLDGPVFEPLKDPQYFRRFTVNPDINTVTWPNDADFSPDFLYEIGINLSEQSVVRDG; encoded by the coding sequence ATGCATTACGTTACTGAAGCCACCTATCTGTCCGATTATAAGCTTATGGTTCGATTTGAAAATGGTCAGGAAAAAATGGTTGACTTGGCCTTGCACCTTGACGGCCCTGTCTTCGAACCTCTTAAAGATCCCCAGTACTTCCGCCGTTTTACTGTCAATCCGGATATCAATACCGTTACTTGGCCAAATGATGCAGATTTTTCCCCCGATTTTCTTTACGAGATTGGAATCAATCTCAGCGAACAATCGGTTGTACGGGATGGGTAG
- a CDS encoding DUF4160 domain-containing protein, whose protein sequence is MPEISRFFGIVIAMYYKEHAPPHFHAKYAGQRAAFAISDLGIIEGSLPRRAISLVLEWAFEHRQELMENWQRAERRENLLTIPPLD, encoded by the coding sequence ATGCCGGAAATAAGTAGATTTTTTGGAATTGTAATCGCCATGTATTATAAGGAACATGCCCCCCCTCATTTCCACGCAAAATATGCAGGGCAAAGAGCCGCCTTTGCGATTTCAGACCTCGGGATTATTGAGGGGTCTCTCCCCCGCAGGGCCATCTCCCTGGTTTTGGAATGGGCGTTTGAGCACCGGCAAGAACTGATGGAGAACTGGCAAAGAGCAGAACGTCGGGAAAATTTATTGACAATACCACCGTTAGATTGA
- a CDS encoding nitronate monooxygenase has translation MIKSVFPLLTLKGRKLLPIIQGGMGIGISAHRLAGTVAKEGAIGTIASVELRRLHPDIMERTRNCRDHATLAESNLEALDREITSARDICKAAGFLAVNVMKALPHYADLVRQACISGANAIIMGAGLPMDLPDLVRGFDEVALIPILSEERGVRAVLKKWMRKDRLPDAIVIEHPRYAGGHLGSPRIEEVMDPKFDFTHVLEAVRGVFKELGIKVNSIPLIPAGGINSLLTLKNLFNLGASGAQIGTPFAVTEEGDAHLNFKRVLAEATSKDIVTFMSAAGLPARAVRTPWLKRYLAQEVEMRANADPEQAKCIRNLNCLIHCGFKSGNPAAGQFCIETRLAAAQRGDIEKGLFFRGSEPLPFGNQIRAVREVLEFFLVEKFEMAVSEA, from the coding sequence ATGATTAAATCTGTTTTTCCTTTATTGACTTTGAAAGGACGAAAATTGTTGCCCATTATCCAGGGCGGGATGGGCATAGGGATTTCGGCCCATCGGCTGGCCGGAACCGTAGCCAAAGAAGGTGCCATAGGGACCATTGCCAGCGTGGAGTTGCGCCGTTTGCATCCGGACATCATGGAGCGTACGCGCAATTGCCGGGACCATGCCACTTTGGCCGAAAGCAATCTGGAGGCTTTGGACCGGGAAATTACAAGCGCCCGGGACATCTGCAAGGCTGCCGGATTTTTGGCCGTCAATGTTATGAAGGCCTTGCCGCATTACGCGGATCTGGTGCGTCAGGCCTGTATCAGTGGGGCTAATGCCATCATTATGGGAGCGGGGTTGCCTATGGATCTGCCTGATCTGGTACGCGGTTTTGATGAAGTAGCCTTGATTCCCATATTATCCGAAGAGCGTGGCGTCCGGGCGGTTTTGAAAAAATGGATGCGAAAAGACCGTCTGCCGGATGCCATTGTGATCGAGCACCCCCGATATGCCGGAGGACATCTGGGATCACCACGGATAGAAGAAGTCATGGATCCCAAATTTGACTTTACCCATGTGTTGGAAGCGGTTCGGGGCGTCTTTAAGGAATTAGGGATTAAGGTAAACAGCATCCCTTTGATTCCTGCCGGCGGGATCAATTCTTTATTAACTTTGAAGAACCTTTTTAACCTGGGCGCCAGTGGCGCACAAATCGGAACCCCTTTTGCCGTAACCGAAGAAGGTGATGCCCATCTCAACTTCAAACGGGTACTGGCTGAAGCCACTTCTAAGGATATCGTCACCTTTATGAGCGCGGCCGGTCTTCCGGCGCGGGCGGTGAGAACACCCTGGCTGAAGCGTTATCTGGCTCAGGAAGTTGAGATGAGGGCCAACGCTGATCCGGAGCAGGCAAAATGTATCCGCAATTTAAATTGCCTCATCCATTGCGGCTTCAAATCCGGCAATCCGGCTGCCGGACAATTTTGTATTGAGACCCGTCTGGCAGCCGCTCAGCGGGGAGATATTGAAAAGGGATTGTTTTTCAGAGGGTCGGAACCTTTGCCTTTCGGCAACCAGATTCGGGCGGTCAGAGAAGTGTTGGAGTTTTTTTTAGTGGAAAAATTTGAGATGGCGGTTTCAGAAGCCTGA
- a CDS encoding ATP-dependent 6-phosphofructokinase, whose product MTKENTVIEQIGIPKIDSPVHCLPFEDPLTCLRPSENFVDDQERILIDISEQHFLECLRKGEPPLTFEKAGPRQKIFFSPKKTKCAIVTAGGLCPGENDVIRAIVLELYFIYGVRNIIGIPYGYQGFIPEYGHPVIDLTPERVSYIHELGGTILSSSRGQYKVEEIVDTLQQLNINILFTIGGDGTLRGADLIVEEIKKRGLITSVIGIPKTIDNDISLVEKSFGFETAVEDAAKVIRSAHVESVGAPNGIGMVKLMGRYSGFIAAHAALASREVNFVLIPEYDFDLEGPQGLLAAVQKRLKERGHGVIVVAEGAGQKYLDGLPEERDPSGNIKLKDIGIFLAERIRRHFSHLNMEINLKYIDPSYIIRSQPANSSDRIFCGFLGQHAVHAGMAGKTNMLVSLWNNEYVHIPIRAAGARRKQVDVGGNMWMSVLESTGQPPLKNDQ is encoded by the coding sequence TTGACCAAGGAAAACACCGTCATTGAGCAAATAGGGATTCCCAAGATCGATTCCCCTGTCCACTGTCTCCCTTTTGAAGATCCCCTGACTTGCCTTCGCCCTTCCGAGAATTTTGTCGATGACCAGGAAAGGATCCTTATCGACATTTCTGAACAACATTTTCTCGAATGCCTCCGGAAGGGGGAGCCCCCTTTGACTTTTGAGAAGGCCGGGCCCCGGCAGAAAATTTTTTTTTCACCCAAGAAGACCAAATGTGCAATCGTTACCGCCGGCGGGTTATGCCCGGGGGAAAATGATGTTATCCGGGCCATTGTTTTAGAGCTTTATTTTATTTACGGGGTCCGGAATATTATTGGCATTCCTTACGGATATCAAGGTTTTATCCCAGAATACGGCCACCCGGTCATTGATTTGACTCCCGAACGGGTCTCTTATATCCATGAATTGGGGGGAACGATCCTCTCCTCGTCGAGGGGTCAATATAAGGTCGAAGAAATCGTGGATACCCTCCAACAACTCAATATCAATATCCTCTTTACCATCGGAGGAGACGGCACATTAAGAGGGGCGGATCTCATCGTCGAAGAAATAAAAAAACGGGGGCTGATTACTTCGGTTATCGGTATCCCCAAGACCATTGACAATGACATCTCGTTAGTGGAAAAATCTTTCGGCTTTGAAACAGCCGTAGAGGATGCCGCCAAGGTAATTCGAAGCGCCCATGTCGAATCCGTAGGGGCCCCCAATGGTATCGGCATGGTCAAGCTCATGGGGCGCTATTCCGGATTTATTGCCGCCCATGCCGCGCTGGCTTCCCGGGAGGTCAATTTTGTGTTGATCCCGGAATACGACTTTGATCTGGAAGGCCCTCAGGGGTTATTAGCCGCCGTGCAGAAAAGGCTGAAGGAGAGAGGGCACGGGGTTATCGTGGTGGCCGAAGGGGCCGGACAAAAATATCTGGACGGTCTCCCTGAAGAAAGAGATCCTTCCGGCAATATCAAATTAAAAGACATCGGGATTTTTTTGGCCGAACGCATCCGGCGGCATTTCAGCCACCTTAACATGGAGATCAATCTCAAATATATCGATCCCAGTTATATCATTCGCAGCCAGCCGGCCAATTCCAGCGATCGTATCTTTTGCGGATTTTTGGGTCAGCATGCCGTCCATGCCGGTATGGCCGGAAAAACCAATATGCTGGTCAGCCTCTGGAACAATGAGTATGTTCATATCCCCATCCGGGCCGCAGGAGCCCGGAGAAAGCAAGTGGATGTGGGAGGCAATATGTGGATGAGTGTCCTGGAGTCAACCGGTCAACCGCCGCTGAAGAATGATCAATAA